Proteins from a single region of Diaphorobacter limosus:
- a CDS encoding heavy metal response regulator transcription factor: MKLLIVEDEAKLADYLRKGLSEEGYVIDVAANGIDGLHMASHGHYDLIVLDTMLPGIDGFGLLAALRQSKQTPVIMLTARHRIEDRVRGLKAGADDYLVKPFAFSELVARIEVLLRRAAGTVPAPDALVLCLGDLQVDLARRRATRAGQRIDLSAKEFQLLTLLLRRKGEVLSRTEIAEQVWDVNFDHGTNVIDVAVRRLRSKLDLPFERPLLHTVRGMGYVLEDRQP, encoded by the coding sequence ATGAAGCTGCTGATCGTTGAAGACGAAGCCAAGCTCGCGGACTATCTTCGCAAGGGACTCTCTGAAGAAGGCTATGTGATCGATGTGGCTGCCAACGGCATCGATGGCCTCCACATGGCCTCCCACGGCCACTACGACCTGATCGTCCTCGACACCATGCTGCCGGGCATTGATGGCTTCGGCTTGCTGGCCGCGCTGCGGCAGAGCAAGCAGACGCCGGTGATCATGTTGACAGCCCGCCATCGCATCGAGGATCGCGTACGCGGACTGAAGGCGGGAGCGGACGACTACCTCGTTAAGCCGTTCGCCTTTTCCGAACTGGTGGCACGCATCGAGGTGCTGCTGCGCCGCGCCGCTGGTACTGTGCCCGCGCCTGATGCGCTGGTGCTGTGCCTGGGAGACTTGCAAGTGGACTTGGCGAGGCGGCGCGCCACTCGGGCCGGCCAGCGCATCGATCTGTCCGCAAAGGAATTCCAACTGCTGACGCTGCTCTTGCGCCGCAAGGGCGAGGTTCTGTCACGTACCGAAATCGCGGAACAAGTATGGGACGTGAACTTCGATCACGGTACCAACGTGATCGACGTCGCTGTGCGTCGCCTTCGGAGCAAGCTCGACCTGCCCTTCGAGCGCCCACTGCTGCACACCGTCCGTGGCATGGGCTACGTACTCGAAGATCGGCAACCGTGA
- a CDS encoding heavy metal sensor histidine kinase, with protein MDTLRQQQIQVNHLIAEAAGLGSGTLAHKLDDGMVGRQDMKLILTRADGSVIYASAGIPVHHRVIDMRFEATTGIPPIQAVLSLDVSEDDRVLERLARTLVAAALAGAVVIAAGGFTLVQIGLRPVRDLSAQIQALEADTLHRLLDGSAQPDELAPLVAHVNELLKRLHKAYEQLEAFNADVAHELFTPLATLMGGTEVALRKARDADTLRDVLGSHLEDLQRMSMIVQDMLFLSQADRGAEARREHVASMAGVARTVVELHEAAIEEAGLKVRINGDATGLADVRLLQRALSNLIGNATRHAHPHSTVVVQIDRLDGEIALRVVNEGQTISAEHLPNLFNRFYRADAARSDAARNHGLGLAIVAAIARMHGGRTMVDSSNGITSIGLMVPTPRAQ; from the coding sequence ATGGACACGCTGCGGCAACAGCAGATCCAGGTGAACCATCTCATTGCTGAGGCAGCAGGGTTGGGAAGCGGTACGCTTGCACACAAGCTTGACGATGGCATGGTCGGCCGACAGGACATGAAATTGATCCTGACCCGTGCCGACGGCAGCGTCATCTATGCCAGCGCCGGCATTCCAGTGCATCACCGCGTGATCGACATGCGATTCGAGGCTACGACCGGCATCCCCCCCATCCAGGCGGTGCTGAGTCTTGATGTCAGCGAGGACGATCGTGTGCTAGAACGCCTAGCCCGCACGCTCGTCGCCGCCGCACTCGCTGGCGCAGTGGTGATTGCTGCTGGCGGATTTACGCTGGTGCAAATCGGGCTGCGTCCCGTGCGCGACCTCTCGGCTCAGATCCAGGCACTGGAGGCCGATACTCTGCACCGGCTTCTGGATGGCTCCGCTCAACCCGACGAACTGGCTCCGCTGGTGGCTCACGTCAACGAGTTGCTGAAGCGTCTGCACAAAGCCTACGAACAACTGGAAGCCTTCAATGCTGACGTTGCGCATGAACTGTTCACGCCGTTGGCGACGTTGATGGGGGGCACTGAAGTTGCTTTGCGCAAAGCACGCGATGCCGACACGTTGCGAGACGTGTTGGGCTCGCACCTCGAAGATCTCCAGCGCATGTCGATGATCGTGCAGGACATGCTCTTTCTGTCGCAAGCCGACCGTGGGGCTGAGGCCCGCCGCGAGCACGTCGCCAGCATGGCAGGCGTTGCGCGCACGGTGGTGGAATTGCACGAGGCAGCCATTGAGGAAGCCGGGCTGAAAGTTCGTATCAATGGTGATGCCACTGGCTTGGCCGACGTGCGCCTATTGCAGCGCGCATTGTCAAACCTGATCGGCAACGCAACCCGGCACGCGCATCCGCACAGCACCGTTGTCGTGCAAATCGACCGGCTGGACGGCGAGATCGCCCTGCGGGTGGTGAACGAGGGGCAGACGATTTCAGCCGAGCATTTGCCCAATCTGTTCAACCGCTTCTACCGGGCAGATGCAGCGCGGTCGGATGCCGCCCGCAATCATGGACTGGGCTTGGCCATCGTGGCTGCCATCGCCCGCATGCACGGAGGGCGGACGATGGTCGATTCGAGCAACGGCATCACGTCTATCGGGCTCATGGTGCCCACCCCGCGCGCGCAATAG
- a CDS encoding ZIP family metal transporter: MVISAWIYTLIPAAAAIIGAAVAVNVRPGPTLVSAIQHFAAGVVFAAAAGEILPDIMHRASPWATMIGGGIGVATMLLVKHLEALAKGPAGLLTVIGIDILIDGLVLGIGFAAGPKVGLLLTIALTIEVLFLGLTVATELGESVRSRARVVWITAALVLLLPIGALLGAPVALLPNPLLTGFFAFGLIALLYLVTEELLIEAHETPDRPWVTAMFFVGFLALLLLEEVIG, encoded by the coding sequence ATGGTGATCTCGGCCTGGATCTACACCTTGATCCCGGCAGCGGCCGCCATCATCGGAGCTGCGGTCGCGGTGAACGTGCGGCCGGGGCCAACACTGGTCAGCGCGATTCAGCATTTCGCCGCTGGCGTCGTGTTCGCGGCGGCGGCCGGCGAAATCTTGCCCGACATCATGCACCGGGCCTCGCCTTGGGCGACGATGATCGGCGGCGGAATCGGCGTCGCCACCATGCTGCTGGTGAAGCATCTGGAAGCGTTGGCGAAGGGGCCGGCCGGTCTCCTGACCGTGATCGGCATCGACATCCTGATTGATGGCTTGGTGCTTGGTATCGGGTTTGCGGCTGGCCCAAAGGTCGGCTTGCTTCTGACCATCGCCCTGACCATCGAGGTTCTGTTCCTGGGATTGACAGTGGCCACGGAACTCGGCGAGAGCGTTCGCTCCCGTGCCAGGGTCGTCTGGATCACGGCCGCGCTCGTGCTCTTGCTGCCGATCGGGGCCTTGCTTGGAGCGCCGGTGGCGCTGTTGCCCAACCCTCTTCTGACTGGCTTCTTCGCGTTTGGTCTGATTGCGTTGCTCTACCTCGTGACCGAAGAACTGCTGATCGAAGCACACGAAACGCCAGATCGCCCCTGGGTGACGGCGATGTTCTTTGTCGGCTTTCTGGCGCTTCTCCTGCTGGAAGAAGTAATTGGCTAG
- a CDS encoding double zinc ribbon domain-containing protein — MGILDRIFGGHGGGHGSSHGHGNSRGHGSPSSHDWGHNPAPSVSGITCPQCKAINPNGARFCGQCGTSLVPASCTKCSSVIPIGAKFCAQCGNAVT, encoded by the coding sequence ATGGGAATTCTGGATCGAATTTTTGGCGGGCATGGCGGGGGGCATGGCAGTTCCCACGGGCATGGCAATAGCCGCGGCCACGGTAGCCCCAGCAGCCACGACTGGGGGCACAATCCAGCGCCTTCGGTCAGTGGCATCACCTGCCCGCAATGCAAAGCGATCAATCCGAACGGCGCTCGCTTTTGCGGCCAGTGCGGGACATCGCTGGTGCCAGCGTCGTGCACGAAGTGCAGTAGCGTCATTCCGATCGGCGCGAAATTCTGTGCTCAGTGCGGCAACGCGGTAACTTAA
- a CDS encoding heavy metal translocating P-type ATPase: MNPAHQRQHADAACCGSSCATVPAVPEPTPSDPTTVEPQRFRIANMDCASEESEIRRALEGMAGIRGLRFNLGDRELAIAADDHALPQALEAIRKAGFKPEPLGAKNAQRFRIANMDCASEESEIRRALDGMAGIRSLQFNLGDRELAIAADDPVLQQAVDAIRKAGFKPEPLGDTGSSAAAAAVASPTGFWTTWGKSLGALGLAVAAEGLAFAFPDSVPVKALGMALAAAAIALSGFSVYGKGLAALRQGRLNINALMTVAVTGAFLIGQWPEAAMVMALYAIAEAIEARAVDRARGAIKSLLALAPEQAEVRQDDGSWARIGVKEVTVGATVRIRPGERLPLDGIVTLGQSAIDQSPVTGESLPVDKSPGDEVFAGTINQAAALEIRVTAPASDSTLARIIHAVEQAQSSRAPTQRFVDRFAAIYTPAVFVLAVAVALLAPWLMGLTWMQAAYKALVLLVIACPCALVISTPVTVVSGLAAGARRGILIKGGVYLEEARKIKAVALDKTGTITEGKPKLVAFEPVDAGLGQQVLEGLAKSLAARSDHPVSKAIADGVSSAAQEVDEFQAVAGRGVQGVIDGHTYVLANHRWIEERGQCSAELEARLAVHEQAGRTVTLLASSERVMAICAVADTIKPSSAQAVADLKALGVTPVMLTGDNLATAQTVGAQAGIAEVRGNLLPEDKLRAIGELQQRLGVTAMTGDGINDAPALAKADIGFAMGGAGTHTAMEAADVVVMNDDLRRLPETIRLSKRTHAVLWQNIALALGIKLVFLLLAIFDDASMWMAVFADMGASLLVVFNGLRLLRQRAGQ; this comes from the coding sequence ATGAACCCTGCCCACCAACGCCAACACGCCGACGCTGCTTGCTGCGGGAGTAGCTGTGCAACAGTGCCTGCGGTGCCCGAGCCAACACCGTCTGATCCAACGACTGTCGAGCCGCAGCGCTTTCGCATAGCAAACATGGACTGCGCCTCGGAGGAGTCGGAAATCCGCCGGGCGCTGGAAGGCATGGCGGGGATTCGCGGCCTGCGATTCAACCTAGGGGATCGAGAGCTTGCCATTGCCGCCGATGACCACGCGCTGCCCCAAGCCCTGGAAGCGATCCGCAAAGCGGGTTTCAAGCCAGAACCCCTCGGCGCGAAGAATGCCCAGCGCTTCCGCATTGCAAACATGGACTGTGCCTCGGAGGAGTCGGAAATCCGCCGGGCGTTGGACGGCATGGCGGGAATTCGTAGCCTGCAATTCAATCTGGGCGACCGCGAGCTGGCCATTGCCGCCGATGATCCTGTCTTGCAGCAGGCGGTGGACGCGATCCGCAAGGCAGGCTTCAAGCCGGAACCTCTTGGCGATACCGGGTCGTCGGCTGCTGCCGCTGCGGTTGCCTCGCCAACGGGCTTCTGGACGACCTGGGGCAAGTCGCTGGGCGCCTTGGGGCTCGCCGTGGCGGCCGAAGGCTTGGCATTCGCCTTCCCAGACAGCGTGCCAGTCAAGGCGCTGGGAATGGCACTGGCTGCGGCGGCCATCGCGCTGTCGGGTTTCTCGGTTTACGGCAAGGGACTGGCCGCGCTGCGACAGGGCCGCTTGAACATCAATGCCCTGATGACCGTGGCCGTGACCGGCGCTTTTCTGATCGGCCAGTGGCCCGAAGCGGCGATGGTGATGGCCTTGTATGCCATTGCGGAAGCCATCGAGGCGCGCGCCGTGGATCGGGCGCGCGGTGCCATCAAGAGCTTGCTGGCGCTCGCGCCGGAGCAGGCCGAAGTGCGTCAAGACGACGGCAGTTGGGCACGCATCGGCGTCAAGGAAGTCACTGTGGGCGCGACGGTGCGTATTCGCCCCGGCGAGCGCCTTCCTCTGGATGGCATCGTGACCTTGGGCCAGAGCGCCATTGACCAATCCCCCGTGACCGGCGAAAGCCTGCCGGTGGACAAGAGCCCTGGCGATGAAGTCTTCGCCGGCACCATCAATCAGGCTGCGGCGCTGGAAATCCGTGTTACGGCGCCTGCTTCCGACAGCACGCTGGCGCGCATCATCCACGCCGTTGAGCAGGCCCAGTCCTCCCGCGCCCCCACCCAGCGTTTCGTGGATCGCTTTGCCGCCATCTACACGCCTGCGGTGTTTGTCCTGGCCGTTGCCGTTGCGCTGTTGGCTCCGTGGCTCATGGGGCTGACCTGGATGCAGGCCGCCTATAAGGCTCTGGTGCTGCTGGTCATTGCCTGCCCCTGCGCCTTGGTGATTTCCACGCCCGTCACCGTCGTCAGCGGTTTGGCCGCCGGGGCGCGGCGGGGCATCCTGATCAAAGGCGGTGTGTACCTGGAAGAGGCGCGCAAGATCAAGGCCGTGGCGCTGGACAAGACCGGCACCATCACCGAAGGCAAGCCCAAGCTGGTGGCCTTCGAGCCCGTGGACGCAGGACTCGGTCAGCAAGTCCTGGAGGGGCTGGCCAAGAGCCTCGCGGCGCGGTCGGATCACCCGGTGTCCAAAGCCATCGCGGACGGCGTGTCATCCGCCGCGCAAGAGGTGGACGAATTTCAGGCCGTTGCCGGGCGCGGCGTGCAGGGGGTGATCGACGGCCATACCTATGTGCTGGCCAACCACCGCTGGATCGAAGAGCGCGGGCAATGCTCGGCTGAACTCGAAGCCCGCCTCGCAGTGCATGAACAAGCGGGCCGTACCGTCACGCTGCTGGCCAGCAGCGAACGGGTCATGGCCATCTGCGCGGTGGCTGACACGATCAAACCCTCGTCGGCGCAGGCCGTGGCCGACCTGAAGGCGCTGGGTGTGACGCCGGTGATGCTGACGGGGGACAACCTAGCGACGGCGCAAACCGTCGGCGCCCAGGCGGGCATCGCCGAGGTGCGCGGCAACCTGCTGCCCGAAGACAAGCTGCGCGCCATCGGCGAGCTTCAGCAGCGCCTGGGCGTCACGGCGATGACCGGCGACGGCATCAACGATGCCCCCGCGCTGGCGAAGGCTGACATCGGCTTCGCTATGGGCGGCGCGGGCACCCACACGGCGATGGAAGCCGCCGACGTGGTGGTCATGAACGACGACCTGCGCCGCCTGCCCGAAACGATCCGGCTATCCAAGCGCACCCACGCCGTGCTGTGGCAGAACATCGCGCTCGCGCTGGGCATCAAGTTGGTGTTCTTGCTGCTGGCCATCTTCGACGATGCCTCCATGTGGATGGCCGTGTTCGCCGACATGGGGGCGAGCCTGCTGGTGGTCTTCAACGGGCTGAGGCTGCTCAGGCAGCGGGCGGGTCAGTAA
- the cadR gene encoding Cd(II)/Pb(II)-responsive transcriptional regulator, whose product MKIGELAKAAHTQVETIRYYEREGLLPETARTDGNYRMYAEEHVDRLSFIRHCRGLDMTLDEIRVLLRFKDAPHENCAQVNDLLDEHIDHVATRIKELKALERQLKTLRESCRESQQASQCGILTELSSASRQVHEPATRRGHVHGAHSLK is encoded by the coding sequence ATGAAAATCGGCGAACTGGCTAAGGCCGCACATACCCAGGTAGAGACGATCCGGTACTACGAGCGTGAAGGCTTGCTACCAGAAACGGCCCGTACAGATGGCAACTACCGCATGTACGCAGAAGAACACGTTGACCGACTGTCCTTCATCCGGCACTGCCGGGGTTTGGACATGACACTGGATGAAATCCGGGTTCTATTGCGCTTCAAGGATGCTCCGCACGAGAACTGCGCCCAGGTGAATGACCTGCTCGACGAGCACATCGACCATGTGGCTACCCGCATCAAGGAATTGAAAGCGTTGGAACGACAGCTCAAGACCTTGCGGGAAAGCTGCCGGGAATCCCAGCAGGCCAGCCAGTGCGGCATCTTGACCGAACTGTCCTCAGCATCGCGCCAGGTGCACGAGCCAGCAACGCGCAGGGGTCATGTTCATGGGGCACATAGCCTCAAGTGA
- a CDS encoding relaxase/mobilization nuclease domain-containing protein — MTDRRDDDFRIRPSAPKNRGQGFVSKVLKQAGKASSGKSSVRRPGASGSGQRAGQRPGSRLGRGHTAARFAGAKLTPMSRRVAIKTLLVNQQRASPQSLAKHLRYIERDGVGRDGEPGQAYGPQTDTADLDAFKERCADDRHHFRFILSPEDGAELEDLRTYTRHLMGRMEADLGTRLEWVAVDHWNTDNPHTHIVVRGRDDTGKDLIIAGDYIADGFRHRAAELATEWLGPRTELEIQQTLRREVDQERWTNLDRTLKRELGDDGLVHVERLNESRLQRQCLLLIGRLQRLQRLGLADETQPGTWAIHADAEKTLRALGERGDIIRTMQRAMRGEPRELAVFEPGDDGRTIVGRVAAKGLADELRDRGYLVIDGVDGKAHYVALNARDELANYPAGAVVEVKGSADVRAADKNIAALASDGLYRTDHHLAIAQGQAAPGRDPQEVVAAHVRRLEALRRTGIVERVAEGLWKVPDDLPEQGRQYDAQRLGGVAVELKSHLPIERQARVIGVTWLDQQLIGGGSGLGDLGFGGEAKQAMQQRADFLAEQGLAERRGQRVILARNLLGTLRDRELAQAAKDIAADTGLEHRPVADGQRVAGIYRRSVMLASGRYAMLDDGMGFSLVPWKPVIEQRLGQQLAATVRGGAASWEIGRRLGVSLS, encoded by the coding sequence ATGACCGACCGCCGCGACGATGATTTCCGCATCCGCCCCAGTGCCCCGAAGAACCGGGGCCAGGGCTTCGTCTCCAAGGTGCTCAAGCAGGCAGGCAAGGCCAGCAGCGGCAAGTCCTCGGTGCGCCGTCCTGGCGCCAGCGGCAGCGGACAGCGCGCCGGCCAGCGGCCCGGCTCGCGCCTGGGACGCGGCCACACGGCAGCGCGCTTCGCGGGGGCGAAGCTCACGCCCATGTCGCGGCGCGTGGCCATCAAGACGCTGCTGGTCAATCAGCAGCGGGCCAGCCCGCAGTCGCTCGCCAAGCACCTGCGCTACATCGAGCGCGACGGCGTGGGCCGCGATGGCGAGCCGGGCCAAGCCTACGGGCCGCAGACCGATACCGCCGACCTCGACGCCTTCAAGGAACGCTGCGCCGATGACCGGCATCATTTCCGCTTCATCCTCTCGCCCGAGGATGGCGCCGAGCTGGAAGACCTGCGCACCTACACGCGGCACCTGATGGGCCGCATGGAAGCTGACTTGGGTACGCGGCTGGAATGGGTGGCGGTCGATCACTGGAACACCGACAACCCACACACGCACATCGTCGTGCGCGGGCGCGACGACACCGGCAAAGACCTCATCATCGCCGGCGACTACATCGCCGACGGCTTCCGCCATCGCGCCGCCGAACTGGCGACCGAATGGCTGGGGCCGCGCACCGAGCTGGAGATCCAGCAGACCTTGCGGCGCGAGGTGGATCAGGAGCGGTGGACGAACCTGGATCGCACGCTCAAGCGCGAGCTGGGCGACGATGGCCTGGTGCATGTCGAACGGCTCAACGAGTCGAGGTTGCAACGCCAGTGCCTGCTGCTGATCGGCCGCCTGCAACGCTTGCAGCGCCTGGGCCTGGCCGACGAGACGCAGCCCGGAACCTGGGCCATTCATGCCGATGCCGAAAAGACCCTGCGCGCCCTGGGCGAGCGCGGCGACATCATCCGCACCATGCAGCGGGCCATGCGGGGCGAGCCGCGCGAGCTGGCGGTATTCGAGCCTGGCGACGATGGTCGCACCATTGTCGGCCGCGTGGCCGCGAAGGGGCTGGCCGACGAGCTGCGCGACCGGGGCTATCTGGTCATCGACGGCGTGGACGGCAAGGCCCACTACGTCGCGCTCAACGCCCGCGACGAGCTGGCGAACTATCCGGCCGGCGCCGTGGTGGAGGTGAAGGGATCGGCCGACGTGCGCGCGGCCGACAAGAACATCGCCGCACTGGCGAGCGATGGCCTGTACCGCACCGACCACCACCTTGCCATCGCGCAGGGTCAGGCCGCGCCGGGCCGTGATCCACAGGAAGTCGTCGCGGCCCACGTCCGCCGGCTCGAAGCTCTGCGCCGGACTGGCATCGTGGAGCGCGTGGCCGAGGGGCTATGGAAGGTGCCGGACGACCTGCCCGAGCAGGGCCGCCAGTACGACGCGCAGCGCCTGGGCGGCGTAGCCGTGGAGCTGAAATCGCACCTGCCCATCGAGCGGCAGGCGCGCGTGATCGGGGTCACCTGGCTCGACCAGCAACTGATCGGCGGCGGCTCGGGCCTGGGCGACCTGGGCTTTGGCGGCGAGGCCAAGCAGGCAATGCAGCAGCGCGCCGACTTCCTGGCGGAACAGGGACTGGCCGAGCGGCGCGGGCAGCGCGTGATCCTCGCGCGCAACCTACTGGGCACACTACGCGATCGGGAACTGGCACAGGCCGCCAAAGACATTGCGGCCGACACCGGCCTGGAGCATCGCCCGGTGGCCGACGGGCAGCGCGTGGCCGGTATCTACCGGCGCAGCGTCATGCTCGCCAGCGGTCGGTACGCGATGCTGGACGACGGCATGGGCTTCAGCTTGGTGCCGTGGAAGCCAGTGATCGAGCAGCGACTGGGGCAGCAGCTTGCGGCGACGGTGCGTGGCGGAGCGGCCTCATGGGAAATCGGGCGTCGGCTTGGAGTTTCTTTGAGCTAG
- a CDS encoding S26 family signal peptidase gives MTFPSAVAGAAGIPPRPRSRLRARIVLAGLSACGLAALAWASFVQPMPRLIYNPSDSVAVGWYRVDPLGHDTGSLPRPLSVGSIVLTTLPPDAAALAAQRGYLPARVPLLKRVGAVAPQEVCITGRVVRIDGVPSAAVLPADRWGRPLPSWQQCRHLEPGELFLLSVTNPASFDSRYFGPVSTSAVIGVAHPVWLESRP, from the coding sequence ATGACGTTTCCATCCGCCGTTGCCGGTGCAGCGGGCATTCCGCCGCGTCCTCGCTCGCGCCTGCGCGCTCGTATCGTGCTGGCGGGCCTGTCCGCCTGCGGCCTCGCTGCGCTGGCCTGGGCGTCCTTCGTGCAGCCGATGCCGCGCCTGATCTACAACCCGTCCGACAGTGTGGCGGTCGGCTGGTATCGCGTCGATCCGCTGGGCCACGATACCGGCTCGCTGCCACGTCCTCTGTCCGTGGGCAGCATCGTCCTGACCACGCTGCCGCCAGACGCCGCCGCGCTGGCCGCGCAGCGTGGCTACCTACCGGCGCGCGTGCCGCTGCTCAAGCGCGTGGGCGCCGTCGCGCCGCAGGAGGTGTGCATCACTGGCCGCGTCGTCCGCATCGACGGCGTGCCTTCGGCCGCCGTGCTGCCTGCCGACCGCTGGGGCCGGCCGCTGCCATCTTGGCAGCAGTGCCGTCACCTAGAACCCGGCGAACTTTTCCTGCTCAGTGTGACCAACCCGGCGTCGTTCGACAGCCGGTATTTCGGGCCGGTCAGCACATCCGCCGTGATCGGCGTCGCGCATCCGGTCTGGCTGGAGTCCCGCCCATGA
- a CDS encoding DUF2840 domain-containing protein produces the protein MTASVSSAAAPVACAATAALAAPSGQPASAPLTRVALAYIEPRFKLYLRFGEPARTLQLDRWRRCAVFLPGAMLCRIRWQANDYGTIRWQLMVMQACTPLDAAQRIPGVQPGARLLLHAEGENQVRAVLERIDAIEALGIAPNGASPAYWRTLANRLAARLPLPEYTAERHAAWLTGRALS, from the coding sequence ATGACTGCATCCGTTTCGTCTGCCGCCGCGCCTGTTGCCTGCGCGGCCACGGCTGCGCTCGCAGCACCTTCCGGCCAGCCCGCCAGCGCGCCGCTGACGCGCGTGGCGCTGGCCTACATCGAACCGCGCTTCAAGCTCTACCTGCGCTTCGGCGAACCTGCGCGCACGCTCCAGCTCGACCGCTGGCGGCGCTGCGCGGTGTTCCTGCCGGGCGCCATGCTCTGCCGCATCCGCTGGCAGGCCAACGACTACGGCACGATCCGCTGGCAGCTCATGGTGATGCAGGCTTGCACGCCGCTCGATGCGGCGCAGCGCATCCCCGGCGTGCAGCCGGGCGCGCGCCTGCTGCTACACGCCGAGGGCGAGAACCAGGTGCGCGCCGTGCTGGAGCGCATCGACGCCATCGAGGCGCTGGGCATCGCGCCTAACGGCGCCTCGCCCGCGTACTGGCGCACGCTCGCCAACCGGCTCGCTGCGCGCCTGCCGCTGCCCGAATACACCGCCGAGCGACATGCTGCCTGGCTCACCGGGAGGGCGCTGTCATGA
- the parA gene encoding ParA family partition ATPase, with protein MIVALLNQKGGVGKTTLATHIAGELAMRGQHVVLLDADPQGSSLDWTQRRSQQGLPRLFSAVGLARETLHQEAPELARRADHVVIDGPPRIAALARSALLAAERVLIPVQPSPYDLWASAEMVALIREAQVFRPALRAAFVINRRVSTTVIGREARQALADQPLPALRAEVHQRIVFADSVAAGRLARETAPDSAAAREITALVDELLRWTP; from the coding sequence ATGATCGTCGCTCTGCTCAACCAGAAAGGCGGCGTGGGCAAGACCACGCTCGCCACCCACATCGCCGGCGAGCTGGCGATGCGCGGGCAGCACGTCGTACTGCTGGACGCCGATCCACAAGGCTCATCGCTGGACTGGACGCAGCGCAGAAGCCAGCAAGGCTTGCCACGGCTGTTCAGCGCCGTAGGCCTCGCACGCGAAACACTGCATCAGGAAGCGCCAGAACTCGCCAGGCGGGCCGATCACGTCGTCATCGACGGCCCGCCGCGCATCGCCGCCTTGGCGCGCTCCGCGCTGCTGGCGGCCGAGCGCGTGTTGATCCCCGTGCAGCCCAGCCCCTACGACCTGTGGGCCAGCGCCGAGATGGTGGCGCTGATCCGTGAGGCGCAGGTGTTCCGGCCTGCGCTGCGCGCGGCCTTCGTCATCAACCGGCGCGTCAGCACCACCGTGATCGGGCGCGAAGCGCGCCAGGCGCTAGCCGACCAACCGCTTCCTGCGCTGCGTGCGGAAGTGCATCAGCGCATCGTGTTCGCCGACAGCGTGGCCGCTGGCCGGCTTGCACGCGAGACGGCGCCGGACAGCGCCGCCGCCCGCGAAATCACCGCACTGGTGGACGAACTGCTGCGGTGGACGCCATGA
- a CDS encoding replication initiator protein A, with the protein MSKPLQEREQLDLFRALPGDMAPRDSQDLMAFPFFSLAKSRRTAPIDFRASNVTIRVEGTAEHGIATIWDADILIWAASQIVEARDAGLRPSRLMQVRPYEVLRFIGRGTSLRDYQRLKAALDRLQSTTVATSIRETTGRRLHRFSWINEWKELADASGTPLGLELILPDWFYAGVLDAALVLTIDPAYFRLTGGIERWLYRLVRKHGGRQPGGWQFDFQHLYRKSGSVARYYDFAADLRALVARQALPGYLLGIEHVSGISSPLLTFRPVPQTARG; encoded by the coding sequence ATGTCCAAACCCTTGCAGGAACGCGAACAGCTCGACCTGTTCCGCGCGCTGCCGGGCGACATGGCGCCACGCGACAGCCAGGATTTGATGGCCTTTCCGTTCTTCTCGCTGGCGAAGTCGCGGCGCACGGCGCCGATCGACTTCCGCGCGAGCAACGTGACCATCCGCGTGGAAGGCACAGCCGAGCACGGCATCGCCACGATCTGGGATGCCGACATCCTGATCTGGGCCGCCAGCCAGATCGTGGAAGCGCGCGACGCGGGCCTGCGGCCCTCGCGCTTGATGCAGGTACGCCCCTACGAGGTGCTGCGCTTCATCGGGCGCGGTACGTCGCTGCGCGACTACCAGCGCCTCAAGGCCGCGCTCGACCGGCTGCAATCGACCACGGTAGCCACGTCCATCCGCGAGACGACCGGCCGGCGCCTGCACCGCTTCTCGTGGATCAACGAATGGAAGGAACTGGCCGATGCCAGCGGCACGCCGCTGGGCCTCGAATTGATCCTGCCGGACTGGTTCTATGCGGGCGTGCTGGATGCCGCCCTGGTGCTGACCATCGACCCGGCGTATTTCCGGCTGACCGGCGGCATCGAGCGGTGGCTGTACCGCTTGGTGCGCAAGCACGGCGGCCGACAGCCGGGCGGCTGGCAATTCGACTTCCAGCACCTGTACCGCAAATCGGGCAGCGTGGCGCGCTACTACGACTTCGCCGCCGACCTGCGGGCGCTGGTGGCGCGGCAAGCCTTGCCGGGCTACCTGTTGGGCATCGAGCACGTATCCGGGATTTCCTCGCCGCTGCTGACGTTCCGGCCCGTGCCGCAGACGGCACGGGGATAA